Below is a window of Mycoplasmopsis anatis DNA.
AAACAATTTCATGAAATTAACTCAGAATTTAGTAGTAAGTCCTCTTCTGAATAAACCGAAACACCTTTTTGATTGAACATCTCTTCAATTAAAATTCCATTTTTAATTAAATTATTAGTTTGTTCATTTAAGTCGTATTTTAATGAAGATAATTTTGTTTGTCTACGGTAAGCTTTGTAAATTTTTCCAATTTTTGAAGCAACTTTGGCTATTTGCTTGCTTTGAACCATTCCTCCAATACGTGATACTGATAAATCAATATCTACAGCTGGATATTTACCTGAAGCAAAAATTTCACTATTTGTTACAATTTGTCCATCTGTAATACTAATGATATTTGAAGAAATAAGTGAGGTTATATCGTTATCAACCGTTTGAAGAATAGGTAATGCTGTTATACTCTTTCTATTACTGAATTTCCCACTTCTCTCAAGCAATCTTGAATGTGCATAGAACATATCACCAGGGAAGGCTTCCTTACCAACAGGTTTATTAGTTAAAAGTGCCATTTCACGGTAAATATTTGCATGAGTTGTTAAATCGTCAAAAATAATTAATACATCATTTTCATAACTTAAATTCTCTGCATGTGCCATAGCTACATATGGAAGTAAAAATTGTGAATATGGTTGATCTGAATCAGCTTTAATAATAATTGTTTGATCGAGAGCACCATTTTGCTCAAGTAATTTATATACGGTTGACAATTGTGAGTGTTGTGCTCCTATAGCCGCATAAATACATTTAACATTTTTATTTTTTTGATTAATGATAGTATTTAATGCTATAAATGTTTTACCCGTTTTTCT
It encodes the following:
- a CDS encoding MSC_0619 family F1-like ATPase alpha subunit, with translation MANKIQIKAIFDYIIELNGEHNFVQNERLVHKDNQNIKALVISASENKAFCIVNTDPSNLKIEDEFILSNESNLVKTSKKFFGKIIDIENNIIYPALTKETPEYLRYESNIFNKPNDLMTYRSLNEQLNTGYISIDLLVPIGKGQRELIIGDRKTGKTFIALNTIINQKNKNVKCIYAAIGAQHSQLSTVYKLLEQNGALDQTIIIKADSDQPYSQFLLPYVAMAHAENLSYENDVLIIFDDLTTHANIYREMALLTNKPVGKEAFPGDMFYAHSRLLERSGKFSNRKSITALPILQTVDNDITSLISSNIISITDGQIVTNSEIFASGKYPAVDIDLSVSRIGGMVQSKQIAKVASKIGKIYKAYRRQTKLSSLKYDLNEQTNNLIKNGILIEEMFNQKGVSVYSEEDLLLNSELISWNCLIGVKDIQLALKFCQELIKQDETARKIFESTKDTKVLDPRVSEFFKSSLKQFSDKLGLNWSIKVQKEFIPLRKEIINNIIEKLGVK